The sequence below is a genomic window from Bactrocera neohumeralis isolate Rockhampton chromosome 4, APGP_CSIRO_Bneo_wtdbg2-racon-allhic-juicebox.fasta_v2, whole genome shotgun sequence.
tagagtgaaggcagACATCACCTCCGTCCAAGatatgcgatggacgggacaaggacagaggcgagtgggtccttgtggcatttaccactgtggccatataaaggaccgcaaatttggtgtgggagagagactccgtcgccgagtactgtcatttaccccggtggatgaacgtctaaccacaatccgcatcaaagcggaattcttcaacatatcgctgatttgcgcccacgacACGActgaagagaaggacgatgtgacgagagatgccttctatgagcgtgGATTGCACCTAtggagctgcccccgccacaatgtcaaaatcgttgTATCTTTgacacaacggtcggtaaatttagCCTCCATGAGGAAACATGAAATGATGTgaagtaccttaatgaaacccagagaacaatttttgagtatgtggcatattaataGCATGTGGTATTggtaaatagataaaatcgagtcgATACTACCTCAATGCccgtatactacatataatggtatccgtttttttaatataccttatgccgaatatgccggtcagtgtatgagtatatatacatataaatacacaatTGCTGGTATTCCGAGGCTCTGATTGACATTTTAAACCTTAAGGTACTCCCCtggctttgatccttgcaagttgcaagagtataacatgTTCAGTTAcaccagaacttgtttttggCAGTCgctagttaaattttttaatattttaaagaagcGATTGTGGCGATTATCTAACTCTCAAACTGATTTTTATCAACTTGTAGTGACCATCTAACCAATTGGTAAGATAAATCGCAAATAATATGACCCAACTGAGCCGTCAATTTCTGTAACGGCATTTTTCATCAAACAATTAAACGGTAGCGGTAATTTCGCCATTTTGTAAAATCTCGATTGTCTTCACCCAGTTTCCGTTGAATACtgttttcatattattattctCTCATACTATTGAATTGAATAATTGTTCAATTATCCGTTTGATCTGAGCATTCAGCCACTTGAAAGATGGTTACAAGCATTGTTTGCGAAAATTTCCCACCAGATTGAAAGCATCTTTTGTTACATTAAGTGGTTATATAAGAGTTTTGATTTTCGCATTCGCCCGAAATAGCTTATTGTGGGAGAGGCACGGACACTTAAGTGAGTATAGAGAGATATGCATGACTTTTAAGGCTTGAGTGAAGGAAAATATAACAGTTTTTCatcatatattaaatttgtaaataattttattcccAAGAACTTCTAGGCCATTTTTTGCGAAGAAGCACACCAACTCGTTTTCAAATCTGGCACGTTTACAGCTTCACCTAAATAAGTTTACCAAAAATTGAATGAGCACACAAACGGttctatttctataaaaataaaaaaaaactgcagcTAAAATTTAGCCAAGAGACTTTAGCGGTTTGTAATTGTTTAGATGAACCAAAAAGACGCAACTTCAACTCAATTTCTTCTGAAGACAGTGCAAAAAAGGTATCGAAAGCAAAGCACTGGCAACGGTAagaataaaacaacaattataTACTGTCTTAATATTGATGTTGTCGCTGTTATTACACAGCCCAAAGCTTAGGAAGTTGACCCTTGCAGAGTAACACTTAGTTAAGTGGCCAAACACGCATATCGAAAATGAAAAAGTGATTTGCTCACTTGCACTCACACATGCGCATAAGTCTTCGCCATATCATAAAGACATCAAGGCAGCCGCAGCCAGTCTTTCTGCAGGCAACAGCCAAAGTGAAAAGTAAAACCATTTGCTGCCAAAATTAGCAACTTGCCTATAGGCGAGTTtacataattaaaattgaaatggtTGATAGTCCACCGCGAGGcggaaataaaatcataaaaaattgaactgcaagatatgaaatattttttgaaaattttatgaacggaaaaatgttataaaattaatataaccgTAAATTTAGTACACACTCTCGCGCTAAAGTGCCGAAATTCGCAAGCACAGTGggagatttaaataaaaagggcAGTACTTTTTTATGTAAAAGAATGTGTATACAATAACGGGTTATTGcgaaaaaattcactttaaaaatgcaaaaatattgtttttcttttcaaatattatatgaaattatgTTCACATATTCTTTGAAGATCTGCCAGAACTCTGTCATAAATCGAGAACTTCCTTCACATGGCACGACTCTAACAAAGATGTTGCAATTTTgacagaattttaaattatatcagTGATTTGGCTAGTTTTTATAGGACATCACTTAAATTTCTGCAAATAGGCCGAGTGCAGCCCTTTCTTACTATGTTATttgttagaagaaaaaattaaagtccAAAATTTCATTACTACTATCTTCTCCATTAGTTTTCAAAGAtcgatttgaaaataaaatgcttGGAAGGTGTCTCAAACATGATTTGCTGATACAAAACAGTTGGACTACAATGCAAGTTTCCTTATTCGTGCGAAAAGTCAGACCGATACTTAACcgaataactttaaaaaaatcgtttttccaCAAATTTGTGGAAGACAACAAATGGATTTTGCACCatgataacgcccctgctcacgcAACGTTACTTTTGTGCgaatatttgaccaaaaacaacacatcGTTCTCCCTAGATCTGACCCCTCTGCCTTGTTTTGTTCCCAAAACTGAAGAGGAACATTAAAGGACGACGTGAAGGAGGTTAACCGAGATCAAAAATTACTTTCTTAAGTGCTTTGAGGATTGGATAAAACGTTGGTAGAATATATCTGGGTGGGATTCCTTTGAAGtgaacaaaatagatattcatgagtAAATACACACTTTcttcagaaatacaaaattcgcAATACTCTTTGAATAAACCTCGTATGTTATAGTCAATACGGTtggacaatttcttcgaagattgcatcgttgccttggacaataacccGTTCGTGAAAATAACCCTGAAATGAGTTTTCCGTCCAAGCGCTTGATCCCCATCGTTCATTTTTTaggacagctatatgttataatgatccgatctgaatgatttcttcggatattgcatCATTGCTTTAAGTAATAAtacatgcaaaatttcgtgaatatatctcgtcaaatgaaaaagctttccttAAAAGCCCTTTATTCCGATcgatccgtttgtatggcagctatatgctatagtattccgatatcggccgtttcgacaaaataagcagcttcttagtGAGAAATGGAcgaatgcaaaattttagatcgatatttcaaaactaagggactaactcgcatacaatatacatatacagacggacgaaTGGACAGTCACAAACTCAGCTCGTgatactgatcatttacatacatataccggCCTTTTTCgttaaaatgaaaaactaatTTCGTTTgggaaagtaaacaaaaattataataatttcaagTATTGTCCACTGCTTTTTACACATTCCCGGCAATTTGTGGAATAGAAATGTtcgtcttttgaagcaaaccAATCAGGCACCCAATTTTCGATGGTGCGTGTCCCATCGATAAGAACAAATGGTAATTGGAAGGTGCCAAGTCCGGTGAAAACGGCGGGTGGGGTTCCAACTCCCAGCCAGGTACCTTGATTGTTTCATGAACCGATTTTGCTTTATGTGAAGGTGTATTGTCAagtaacaaaattactttgacGTGTCTTCAGATCCATTCTGATCGTTTTTTTGATCTGTTGTCTGTAGCGCTTAGTATTAACAGTTTCAACTGGTTTTAGAGACTCATGATATACCGCATTTTTCTGTTCCCATTAAACACAGAGCATTGCCTGCTTACCGAATCAATCTTCGATGTTGATGGTTGTTCCAGAATAACCCATGATTTTCTCCATTTaggattcttaaaataaatccatttttcatcgTCGGTGACAATTCGATGCAAAGCTGATTTTCTTTCGAGTCTGtgaagaaaaatttcacaaGAGTTTCTTCCATACTTTTAAATCCTTTCCATAGTTTTCAAATGAACTGAAATTGTTTGTCGTGCAACATTCAACATGACCGCCATTTGACTTTGACTTAAAGAATCATCTTCATTCAATATTGCTTGCAGTTCTTTTGCTTGTTGCTTCTAATAGCGCATGATCACCATATGCCTCGACAAGCATTCGATGCGACCCTACAGCACTGTtcttcaaatgtaaacaaaaaatcaatgctTTCCGCAAATCATCACTTTTCGGtgcaaaatttgacattttcaacacaatgaaaaaatattatgttgttTGTACAATGACTGTAAGgttattgaatatgtttgacagatgtcatgccaaacaaacagaaaaaaattaacagccctattctgaaaaaacctctcaactgagttgagaggaaacatttgagagatttcttgtgaggcatatgttgtgaggctattcttgctcaaacctcataagaaaaaagctttaaaaagtcaccacgtgaggtaaaaagctttttgctgtcaaacagctgttttaataaaaataacagccctattctgaaaaaaccaaaacaaaaatggaCACACAAATGAATAATCagcatatgtaagtaattttccaaattttaaaatatatatatatacaataatttccTATATTCCTAGGCGTGCAAAAACGGAGCGGACAACTCAGGAGCAGCTTCAACATTACGTAATGTTTTGCAAGCAGCATCCTGAGTTGCAACGGGGGAAGCTAACTCCGACCAACCCTCAAGGGCTGCAAATACTTTGGTCGGagttagcagataatttaaatgcGTTAAGAGGCCCAACTCGGTCGGCAGCCAAGTGGAAGGAGGTAAGATAATAAATGCTTGTGTTTGTGTCACATTactaaaatacacacatatgtatatttccatAGTCATTAATGCATTGGAAACACCAGTTGCGATCGCGAGCGCGCAAACTTAAGACCCATGCGCAAGCGACTGGTGGAGGCCCTCCGATACGTGGAATGACTCCATTCGAGGAGCAAGCCATAACCACATTTGGGGCAGCAGCGGTGGATGGATTGCCGGGTGTTGCGACTTTGGGTCATCAGgtaatttactatatatttttttattacatgagGCAATAATTGGTCCGTTTTATACTTACAGGTTTTGccgttgtatataaatacacaagCTCCAGCTTCCTCGCCAACACCAACATCGCCTGCTCCAGCACCCTCACTAGCAGTCGCATCGCCTGCTCCAGCGCCAACACCAACAGTCGCATCGCCTGTTCCAGCATCTTCACTAGCAGTCACATCGCCTGCTCCAGCTTTTCCTGCTTTATCAGTAAATTTTTCTTCCTCGCCTTCACCTCATTTTCTTCTTCACCATCACCTCCATCTTCTTCCTTATCTCCTCCCATATTATCTTCTCCCATGCCATCGTCTTCTTATATCCCTCCCGAAAAATTGACTGCAGCGAAGATGCTTGGAACAGTGCTAAAAAAAATGGAGGACAGAGAAAAGCGAGAGGAGGAGGCCATTGCtctacaaagaaaaattgtagaGCAAAATGTGCAGATGGCAGGGGTGCTGGCTCAAATGACACAGGCACTGACCTCGCTGTCTGAGGTTATGGCCAAGTTGTCCCAAAAATTGgataaatagtaataaaaatgtaaaaaatgaaataaaaatgtaaaaaatgaaataagaatgtaaaaaatgaaataagaatgtaaaaaatgaaataagaatgtaaaaaataaaaaaaattaaataaaataaaatgaattatttaaacatatgtagatgtcTTTTTATTCATTCTTAGAGGAAGTAAAATGTACAGAGACAGACagtaacttacatatatgtatatatatttatatatacatatatgtatttatagtacataacgccactggaaatatatacatacatatatatattataaagaaataatgTAACGTTCTCTTACTCTAGCACCCTCCCTAAAATTGgggttttcgaaaacaatttcggTGTCTTGTGATTCTTCTAAAACTTCTTCAAAGCCAAGGTCTGCAGCCACACCATGCTTCAGTAAAATGTTGTGAAGAATTGTACACGCGTAAATAATCAAAGACGCTTTTTCAGGGCTGTAATGAAGAATGCGGTGTTTTGAGAGGCACCGGAATCGTGACTTCAAAACACCAAAGGCTCTCTCAATGGTATTACGTGCTTTGGCGTGCAACTTATTGTAACGCACTTCCCTTGCGTTTGAAGGTTCAGCGACTGGCGTTAACAGCCATGGCTCCAATGGATATCCTTGGTCGCCTAACAACCACGAATCACTTTGCGTGCTATAAGTATTTGTGAGGTGCATACGTGTTGGGGATGTGGTCCAAATACCAGAATCATGGCAAGACCCGGGATATCTCGCGTTGACAGCGGTGAACAGAAGTCGATGATCACAAACctgccaaaaatgcaaatatatacatatgtattaataaaatagtttgtaTAATATAGAACATTACGTACTGCTTCTACATTAAGGCTGTAAAATCCTTTCCGGTTCATAAAAAGTGAGAGAGGAGTAGtggcgtctgtgcttgagggtgaaacaatcccaatatgggtacaatcgattgcgccgattgtgcccttgatcccaaatttcgtgtaaaatctttaagaaaaaatttatttatttatttatatttatttttatttatttatcttacccctTCTTTGCATCTGACacatcctgcgcgcttgaagggaaataaatttcacttccCTTAACATCCACAATCAGTTttgaaataaagtgcagagctctTGACACTGAGGATTGGCTcatagagagcatataactattaccaacgcatttttgataagagccatgcccgtaaaaatataaactcgtcaggaaacgcagatcaaaaggAATATTTGACTTCTGCAcgtcatgcggcaccaattcacttATCAGCaatttacatagcgattttgggaatcgaaatgtgttaataaatgcagtgtcttgcatagtaaagggatcgcttttgtctcgcaaaccctttaaaatttttctcctACCTcccgattcctcctcctcaacaattgccgcatatacaaataatagttCCTCCATGCTAATAACACTCAAttctcaatattttaaaaaatgtcaaatatgcaaaacaaaacaaacacagatgttttgtattatgatggctgctttcacacgtcacagatatttgtgagaatagtgagcatttgagcttttgaattttcgccagaataaggtaaccctcactatagtgagaaacatcactgaagtgaggttggtgacttttgtgagggcatgagaatagggctgtaaggCTCGTTCATAACGGTCACTGAAGGTTTAGGTGATATAAACATCGTGTCAAATATATATGCTCTGTTCAAGATATAAAAATAGCATATCTGACATTTAGAGCTTAGACAAAAGCTATAACATAATATAGTATAGCGTATATTATAACCTTATTTTTGAGACGATGTGTGGATGTTTCACTAGACGAACGCTGAAAAACGACTGATTTGTGGAAACAGTTTCTTTTTCAAGCCGAATATTCTTTAGAGCTTTTAGTACTATTTCATATTCTCTAAAATGTAAATTGGTAATTTGTTGAAAATGATTTGGAAATGAGGTACTGTTTGCTTAACATTTAGTTATCGAAAGATAGTGCAAATACTCATATGTACATGCGTACGATCGTaggtatgcaaatatgtacctGACACGCACTTTAGGCAGCTTAGCgcaaagaaaaacaattcaaaGATCGGAAAAGCaaagaattggaaaaaaacgCCGAAAATAGTTTACCAAAAGAGTCTTAAGTAAAACTGGATTAAGTACTTTAACGCCCTAATTCCGTCAGTTCAAGTAGTGCTGGCGCCAGACGGCTACTCAATCAGCATGCCGTCGCACCTCAACCAACTAGCCAATACGACGTCCAGCATTGTGCGACCGGCCTAATAGGATCAGACTGGTGCGTGTCCATCAGGTGCATGCGGTGTAAACTCAAGTGGCTGCTGAGAGCAGCGTTAGGCTAAGTCACCTGCACTGCACTTGCTACCCCAGCATGGCTGCGCCGGTTAGCGAAAATTGCTGAAAACCTTGAGGTTTATCAAGCGCAAACGTGCAAGGCGAATTGGGAAAAGGGAAAAGCGAAAATGATTTCTGCACTGTTTACTTTTGCAAAAGGGTTTAGCTACGCATCATAATGCATTTGCACTTTTGCAACGGATCAGTGTGCTGCCCCCTTTCGGAATGTCAGGGTTCCATGCAATGTGctgtttaaatttgtttactttagcTCTTTGTTCGAGGGCACTGCCTTCGGCCAACCCATTTTgaccgtttttgtttttcatacgCCATTTTCGCAattgcattgtttttatttcccttaaatgcgaatttacaaaaattcttctatttttgtttcgcgcaaatattatatgtatgtatgtatgtacatatgtttttcaatatttttgcgaATAGACTGAGTTTggcaaaataatgtttttttagttCAGCTAA
It includes:
- the LOC126757516 gene encoding motility hub protein FimV-like, whose protein sequence is MDTQMNNQHMRAKTERTTQEQLQHYVMFCKQHPELQRGKLTPTNPQGLQILWSELADNLNALRGPTRSAAKWKESLMHWKHQLRSRARKLKTHAQATGGGPPIRGMTPFEEQAITTFGAAAVDGLPGVATLGHQVLPLYINTQAPASSPTPTSPAPAPSLAVASPAPAPTPTVASPVPASSLAVTSPAPAFPALSVNFSSSPSPHFLLHHHLHLLPYLLPYYLLPCHRLLISLPKN
- the LOC126757512 gene encoding putative nuclease HARBI1, whose product is MEELLFVYAAIVEEEESGGRRKILKGLRDKSDPFTMQDTAFINTFRFPKSLCKLLISELVPHDVQKSNIPFDLRFLTSLYFYGHGSYQKCVGNSYMLSMSQSSVSRALHFISKLIVDVKGSEIYFPSSAQDVSDAKKGFYTKFGIKGTIGAIDCTHIGIVSPSSTDATTPLSLFMNRKGFYSLNVEAVCDHRLLFTAVNARYPGSCHDSGIWTTSPTRMHLTNTYSTQSDSWLLGDQGYPLEPWLLTPVAEPSNAREVRYNKLHAKARNTIERAFGVLKSRFRCLSKHRILHYSPEKASLIIYACTILHNILLKHGVAADLGFEEVLEESQDTEIVFENPNFREGARVRERYIISL